The genomic stretch AGATCAAGCTGCAGGAAATATGCCAGGCtcataattttataatttttttactcatttctATCCACTTGCTACTGGATTTGCAAATTCAGCTCCCAGTTCAGAAATATTGGCAGCACATTAAAACTAGATTAAGCCTACCTTGATATCCATGCAGTGCTGGCATGAGAGTCTAATTTTCTCACCTGCTCATCCAGTCTGAACTGCAGCTGTTTCTTATGTTCCTGAGTGCCGCGCCTCCTGAATTGCTCAAAATGTTCATGTGGGCAGACATGCTAATTGAGGCATGTATTTGCCAGAGAAGCTAATGAAAACTAGCTGAGCCCAGACAGCTGAGAGTTTCTCAGAGGAAGGTGTAATTTGACCAAATGTGAGATCCTGCCTAACTAGGATGTGTTTGCTTTAGTTTCTAATTAAACCTAGGAAATAAATGTTAAGGCaaattaaattctgtgttttgcaaTGCAGCTGTGTAATcctgtattttaattctgttagaTTTCATCCAGGGTAGTTTTCTACCTGCTATAAGATAAAGAGATTAGAGAAACCTGCACTTTCTAATCCTAGCAAGAGAATTAGTGTCTGAACTGTGCTTCTGGCTGTAGTGCTTGTTCTTGGAAGGGCAGTCTCCTTAGCCAAGAAACAGAGAGATACAGGacataataaatacataaatagtTAATATACTTGTTAGTCTGTGGGGTTGTTTGTCATGTGTAACACTTGGTTTTTGACAGATTCCTGCCACATTATGTCAGGAGACAGCGACTGCACCAGGACAAGCCCATCAGTGGGGTCTCCATCGGACAACGAGTTCTTGCCAGATAGGCCAAAGTATGTTTGCTCTCTGTCTCCTGATCTCATTACCAAAGCCCGGGAAGAGCTCCAAGAAAAACCTGAATGGAGGCTCCGTGATGTGCAGGCACTCCGAGATATGGTGTGCAAAGACTATCCCTCCCTGGGGACCTGCCTGGACGATGCTTTTTTGCTAAGATTCCTCAGAGCCAGGAAATTTGATTACGATCGAGCTCTTCAGCTTCTGGTGAACTACCACAGCTGTAGGAGGAGCTGGCCTGAGGTCTTCAATAACTTGAAGCCATCTGCAATAAAGCCTGTCCTAGAGTCTGGTTTTGTCACTGTGCTGCCTCGTCTGGACCCAGAGGGACGCCACATTGTCTGCATCCGACCAGGTACTGAAATGCATGAATGTCTTTGTTCTCAGAGTTCAAGGTGTGTCCGAGTCAAAAAGATCtgcttccttgcttccttctctcctgtGAACAGTGGTTACTTAGCAGAGTACATGGGTTCTCTTTGAAATTTGAAAAGCTAACTTGTGAAGGGACACATTTGTCGTTAGCCAACGGTATACCAGTTCCTTTTCCTGTGTCAGCAATAACTGCAGTTatgtcaaaatgaaaatgcagtgagGTGGGTTGATGAAATATTAGGtaattcaagaaaaattaatgtgtaGTAACTCAAATTGAAACAGGGCTGTTGGCCTACAGTTAGaagcttgtgttttgttttgacagtAAGTGGAGAGAGGAGCCTAGGACTCCCATGTAAACATTCAGAGCTTTCTATGTACTTCTGGTGCTGCCAGGCTTGCTGTAAATTTGCCTTCATTCATtctcctctttttccatttaccTGCTTTCTTTCTGAGCTGAAGCTGCTTCTAATAAGCTGTGCTGGGTAGAGAACAGGGTTCTTAAAACCATTGCCTTTTCCCTGAAGTAAACATGAGTTGCCATTTATCTCTTGCTTAAGAAAGGCTGCTCTGAGCTAGGACTGTGGCTGTTAAAGACTAACTTTTAAGAGTCcaggaaaatagaaaatcaGTTTTTGGAATGTGTATTATTAGCTTATATTTATTCTCCGACTTACCATCCATGTCTTGTAACCTCAGACAGATGGACACCCAGTAATTATCCGATTACTGAGAACATTCGTGCCATATACTTAACGTTAGAAAAACTCATTCAGTCCGAAGAGACCCAGGTGAATGGAATTGTAATCCTGGCAGACTACAAAGGAGTCAGCTTATCTAAGGCGTCTCATTTTGGTCCTTTTGTAGCCAAAAAAGTGATTGGAATTCTTCAGGTAAGACCTGAACTGGTGGGAAAATAAGCTTGTGCATTGTAAATGACTGCTTCTTTGTCTAGAGTTCTTGACT from Falco rusticolus isolate bFalRus1 chromosome 10, bFalRus1.pri, whole genome shotgun sequence encodes the following:
- the TTPAL gene encoding alpha-tocopherol transfer protein-like isoform X1 encodes the protein MSGDSDCTRTSPSVGSPSDNEFLPDRPKYVCSLSPDLITKAREELQEKPEWRLRDVQALRDMVCKDYPSLGTCLDDAFLLRFLRARKFDYDRALQLLVNYHSCRRSWPEVFNNLKPSAIKPVLESGFVTVLPRLDPEGRHIVCIRPDRWTPSNYPITENIRAIYLTLEKLIQSEETQVNGIVILADYKGVSLSKASHFGPFVAKKVIGILQDGFPIRIKAVNIINEPRIFKGIFAIIKPFLKEKIANRFFLHGCDLNSLHQNIPPVILPEEYGGTSGKLDISAWNELLLASEEDFLHDFSQLVLPCDSSPHDMLVSGDADDKQCDDSLRGMKPQLYYCY
- the TTPAL gene encoding alpha-tocopherol transfer protein-like isoform X2, whose translation is MSGDSDCTRTSPSVGSPSDNEFLPDRPKYVCSLSPDLITKAREELQEKPEWRLRDVQALRDMVCKDYPSLGTCLDDAFLLRFLRARKFDYDRALQLLVNYHSCRRSWPEVFNNLKPSAIKPVLESGFVTVLPRLDPEGRHIVCIRPDRWTPSNYPITENIRAIYLTLEKLIQSEETQVNGIVILADYKGVSLSKASHFGPFVAKKVIGILQDGFPIRIKAVNIINEPRIFKGIFAIIKPFLKEKIANRFFLHGCDLNSLHQNIPPVILPEEYGGTSGKLDISAWNELLLASEEDFLHDFSQLVLPCDSSPHDMLRLIQFFVPPSKTVAHSTRT